In Sphaeramia orbicularis chromosome 15, fSphaOr1.1, whole genome shotgun sequence, a single genomic region encodes these proteins:
- the LOC115433718 gene encoding NFU1 iron-sulfur cluster scaffold homolog, mitochondrial, giving the protein MAAHMRWGLQRLLRARNSAQIRVPDKPITLYHTQCTAQSLRRLKSGTETTYCTIRNLSIQTQDTPNPRSLKFLPGKPVLGSGTLDFPSPSSAESSSLARTLFEIEGVKSVFFGPDFITVTKEDEDMDWTDIKRHALEAITNFFESGDPVTTTTAVHGESTLSEDDDDIVSLIKELLDTRIRPTVQEDGGDVIFKGFEAGTVKLKLVGSCTGCPSSTVTLKNGIQNMMQFYIPEVENVEQVEDEVDEINAKVFEELERKLQK; this is encoded by the exons atggctGCTCATATGAGATGGGGTCTTCAGCGCCTACTCCGGGCAAGAAATTCGGCTCAAATCAG GGTTCCAGACAAGCCAATAACATTGTACCACACGCAGTGCACGGCCCAGAGTCTCAGAAGACTTAAGTCAGGGACGGAAACCACATACTGCACTA TTAGAAACCTGTCCATCCAGACACAAGACACTCCAAACCCAAGAAGCCTGAAGTTCCTCCCTGGTAAACCTGTCCTAGGAAGTGGGACACTTGATTTTCCTTCTCCAAGCTCAGCTGAAAGTTCATCTTTAGCcag GACCTTGTTTGAAATTGAAGGAgttaaaagtgtgttttttggccCCGACTTCATAACTGTTACTAAG GAAGATGAGGACATGGACTGGACAGACATCAAACGTCACGCTCTGGAGGCTATTACCAATTTCTTTGAGAGTGGGGATcctgtaacaacaacaacagccgtACACGGCGAAAGCA CTCTGtctgaagatgatgatgacattGTATCATTGATCAAAGAGCTTCTGGACACTAGGATCAG ACCTACAGTgcaggaggatggaggtgacgtgATCTTTAAGGGTTTTGAGGCAGGCACGGTGAAGCTGAAGCTAGTTGGTTCCTGCACCGGTTGTCCCAGCTCCACCGTCACCCTGAAGAACGGCATTCAGAACATGATGCAGTTTTATATCCCTGAGGTGGAAAACGTGGAGCAG GTGGAAGATGAAGTGGACGAAATCAATGCAAAGGTTTTCGAAGAGTTGGAGCGCAAATTACAAAAGTAA
- the cox20 gene encoding cytochrome c oxidase assembly protein COX20, mitochondrial: MSGEDEETAKKGFRLLGILDVHKVPCSREAVLHGAGGAVVAGLLHFLATSRVRRSYDVGFAGFMLTTLGSWFYCRMNNAKTRVQQRIIQDGIKNKILYEGTRLDPANQPKAEAPPGPS, encoded by the exons ATGTCAGGAGAAGACGAAGAGACAGCGAAGAAG GGTTTCAGGCTGCTTGGGATTCTAGATGTCCACAAGGTCCCCTGCTCTAGAGAGGCTGTCCTGCATGGAGCTGGTGGTGCAGTAGTTGCTGGTCTGCTGCACTTCTTAGCCACCA GTCGTGTGAGGAGGTCTTATGATGTTGGGTTTGCAGGTTTCATGCTCACTACTCTTGGATCCTG GTTTTACTGCAGGATGAACAATGCTAAGACACGAGTGCAGCAGAGAATAATCCAGGACGGCATTAAAAACAAAATCTTGTATGAAGGAACTCGTCTTGACCCTGCAAACCAACCCAAAGCAGAGGCACCACCAGGACCCTCTTGA